In Tachyglossus aculeatus isolate mTacAcu1 chromosome 10, mTacAcu1.pri, whole genome shotgun sequence, the following proteins share a genomic window:
- the DYNLT5 gene encoding tctex1 domain-containing protein 1, whose product MSDPTRDKAVRLLKKRGSLSSLSSQEFKVKSKDSMSTTSYADEPGSAGDGSHPTVFLENTYQLGPTRRFPVVAVNLILKDVLTTYLQKEKYDAELSRQMAKTLSEVVKARVKDLLIPRYKIIVLVHIGQLSGQSLLIGSRCLWDPTNDTVSSYAFQNSSLFALASVFGVYYE is encoded by the exons ATGTCAGATCCCACCAGAGACAAAGCAGTCCGCTTGTTAAAGAAAAGAGGGAGCCTGTCGTCTCTAAGCAGCCAGGAGTTCAAAGTGAAGAGCAAAGA TTCCATGAGCACCACGTCCTATGCGGATGAACCCGGATCTGCCGGAGATGGGTCCCACCCTACTGTTTTCTTGGAAAACACATATCAGTTGG gcccTACCCGACGCTTTCCTGTCGTAGCAGTCAACCTCATTCTGAAAGATGTGCTGACCACCTACCTACAGAAAGAAAAGTACGACGCAGAACTCAGTCGGCAAATGGCAAAAACCCTTTCAGAG GTGGTGAAAGCGAGGGTGAAAGACCTGCTCATCCCCAGGTACAAGATCATCGTGCTAGTGCACATCGGACAACTCAGCGGCCAGAGTCTGCTCATCGGAAGCAGGTGCCTCTGGGACCCCACAAATGACACGGTCTCGTCTTACGCATTCCAAAACAGTTCTCTGTTTGCCCTCGCCAGTGTCTTTGGGGTATACTATGAGTGA